In the genome of Tannockella kyphosi, one region contains:
- the cysE gene encoding serine O-acetyltransferase, translating into MKEKSLIDKIMETDPAAYHRLNVIVNYPGVHALFFYRINHFLWQRNLRVIARFLSQVARFCTGIEIHPGATIGKRLFIDHGMGVVIGETTIIGDDCLLYQGTTLGGVGTGQHRRKRHPTLLNNVMVSAGAKVIGDITIGNNTIIGAQTVVLKDVPDDCTVVGVPAFIVKEKGVKVKREL; encoded by the coding sequence ATGAAAGAAAAATCACTAATTGATAAGATAATGGAAACAGATCCAGCTGCTTATCATCGTTTAAATGTTATTGTGAATTATCCAGGGGTACATGCTTTGTTTTTTTATCGTATTAATCACTTTTTATGGCAGAGAAACTTACGTGTTATTGCTAGATTTTTAAGTCAGGTTGCTAGATTTTGTACAGGGATTGAGATTCATCCAGGAGCAACTATTGGAAAAAGGTTGTTTATAGATCATGGGATGGGTGTTGTGATAGGAGAGACAACAATTATAGGTGATGATTGTTTGTTATATCAAGGAACTACTTTAGGTGGAGTTGGAACTGGACAACATCGTCGTAAAAGACATCCAACATTATTGAATAATGTCATGGTTAGTGCTGGTGCTAAGGTAATCGGAGATATTACGATTGGTAATAATACGATTATAGGTGCTCAAACTGTTGTTTTAAAAGATGTTCCAGATGATTGTACTGTAGTAGGAGTTCCGGCTTTTATTGTCAAAGAAAAAGGTGTAAAAGTGAAAAGAGAACTGTAG
- a CDS encoding DUF4125 family protein, with translation MIEEIIQREWEFLQETQNIDGRASCQDNFELFHLYRKSQFMTFTKELLENYLQDMKDYKRIGLNPISLKYAYMMESNDPQGYANIEQYVPKVNQETNGIIEEIVAIELTMMEQFEKLYPAISYASRNTYSSSDSEDETSFETYLRGELKTYSKKTLVSYAYMVLDASSQDKNLVLLIRENTVKMYGYQSLEQAEEKLK, from the coding sequence ATGATAGAAGAGATTATTCAAAGAGAATGGGAATTTTTACAAGAAACTCAAAATATAGATGGAAGAGCTAGTTGTCAGGATAATTTTGAATTGTTTCATTTGTATCGTAAAAGTCAATTTATGACTTTTACTAAGGAGTTGTTAGAGAATTATTTACAAGATATGAAGGATTACAAGAGAATTGGTTTGAATCCTATTTCATTGAAATATGCTTATATGATGGAAAGTAATGACCCTCAAGGGTATGCTAACATAGAACAATATGTTCCTAAGGTGAATCAAGAGACAAATGGTATTATAGAAGAAATAGTAGCGATTGAATTAACTATGATGGAACAGTTTGAAAAACTGTATCCAGCTATTAGTTATGCTTCTAGAAATACATATTCATCAAGTGATAGTGAGGATGAAACATCTTTTGAAACTTATTTAAGAGGAGAATTAAAAACATATAGTAAAAAGACATTGGTGAGTTATGCCTATATGGTGTTAGATGCTTCTTCTCAGGATAAAAATCTAGTCCTTTTGATTAGAGAGAATACAGTGAAAATGTATGGTTATCAATCGTTGGAACAAGCGGAAGAAAAATTAAAATAA
- a CDS encoding diacylglycerol/lipid kinase family protein: MYCCLFIINPSSGQNSFQEKLDSLIGKLVIGQLVNHVDTFFTKKHLDAFDKAMEVDDNQYDFIVVVGGDGTINEVMSGMAASNKKTPLLLLAAGTVNDFANYLHLPTDIPSICQVVKDFHVIPCDVGKVNDKYFMNVCAAGMFSGVSLTVGKEEKKLLGPLAYYIQGILDFPTQIQTNMQLRISFDKEDSFDCEALLLLITNTNRVGGFDAIVPQASIQDGLLDVLIVKKCNIGELATIYKDYLLKKHETSPYIIYKQVQSVDIECLNEYGQIDIDGEDGGKFPIHISLNQSQVHLLTPKQ, from the coding sequence ATGTATTGTTGTTTATTTATCATTAATCCTAGTTCAGGACAAAATAGTTTTCAAGAAAAGCTAGATAGCCTTATTGGAAAGCTTGTCATTGGTCAACTTGTAAATCACGTTGATACTTTCTTTACAAAAAAACACCTTGATGCTTTTGATAAAGCAATGGAGGTGGATGATAATCAATATGATTTTATTGTTGTGGTTGGTGGAGATGGTACTATTAATGAAGTGATGAGCGGGATGGCTGCAAGCAATAAAAAAACACCCCTATTATTATTAGCTGCTGGTACTGTTAATGATTTCGCTAATTATTTACACTTACCTACCGATATCCCAAGTATTTGTCAGGTAGTCAAAGATTTCCATGTTATTCCATGTGATGTTGGTAAAGTAAATGATAAATATTTTATGAATGTTTGTGCCGCAGGTATGTTTAGTGGAGTCTCTTTAACTGTTGGTAAGGAAGAAAAGAAATTATTAGGACCTCTAGCTTATTATATACAAGGAATTTTGGATTTCCCAACACAAATTCAGACAAATATGCAGTTACGTATTTCTTTTGATAAAGAGGATAGTTTTGATTGTGAAGCACTACTTTTATTAATTACGAATACAAATAGAGTGGGTGGATTTGATGCAATTGTTCCTCAAGCTAGTATTCAAGATGGTCTATTAGATGTTTTAATTGTTAAAAAGTGTAATATTGGTGAACTAGCAACTATTTATAAAGATTATTTATTAAAAAAACATGAGACTAGTCCTTATATTATTTATAAACAAGTTCAATCTGTCGATATAGAATGTCTTAATGAATATGGTCAAATTGATATTGATGGAGAAGATGGTGGGAAGTTCCCTATCCATATTTCTCTAAACCAAAGTCAAGTTCATTTACTAACACCAAAACAATAA
- a CDS encoding PspC domain-containing protein: MKKLCKSQTDKKLLGVCGGVAEYLEVDATMVRLAWAILTLLGGSGFIIYIIAAVLIPYC; this comes from the coding sequence ATGAAAAAATTATGTAAATCACAAACGGATAAAAAGCTATTAGGAGTGTGTGGAGGTGTTGCAGAATACTTAGAAGTAGATGCAACAATGGTACGTTTAGCATGGGCTATATTAACATTGCTAGGTGGAAGTGGATTCATTATTTATATAATAGCAGCAGTTTTAATACCTTATTGCTAG
- a CDS encoding phospho-sugar mutase, which translates to MDYKTEYQRWIDCPTMDATLKLELSTMEEAQKEDAFYTNVEFGTAGMRGVLGAGTNRLNIYTIRKANVGFAKYILTLPESKEKGVVIGYDNRHMSYRFALESAKVLATYGIKTYIFESLRPTPELSYAVRYLKCAGGIMITASHNPKEYNGYKVYDDTGCQLIPEWGQQVVDFVNEVEDELNIEVCSDEQAEAFITWVGEEVDEAYYKEVMAIEFTPNIDKSDFKLVFSPQHGTSNIPVRTVLGRLGYDIIPVLSQCAPDPDYTNTLTPNPEEARSYDKAIAKAKEVDGDVVVICDPDGDRLGVVAKHDGEYVLMSGNQSAAVYLEYILSRLQDAGKLPSNAVMYNTIVTSDLGELVANHYGVEVEKTLTGFKFIGDKIRKYEKTQEKQFIFGYEESYGCVIKEFVRDKDAVQAVLLAAEAGAYYKKQGKTLVDVLNDLYQRHGTFKESQIALSKAGASGAARIKEIMENLRQNPPTSIDGVKVVASEDYQTSKRYEGATEIDLVIDKSNVLKYFLEDGSWIAARPSGTEPKCKFYFSIIGKDVEDAATKTEGYHKAVLEIIGE; encoded by the coding sequence ATGGACTATAAAACAGAATATCAACGTTGGATAGACTGTCCAACAATGGACGCAACTTTAAAATTAGAATTATCAACAATGGAGGAAGCACAAAAAGAAGATGCTTTTTATACAAATGTTGAGTTTGGTACTGCAGGAATGAGAGGAGTTTTAGGCGCTGGAACAAATCGTTTAAATATTTATACTATTCGTAAAGCAAATGTTGGCTTTGCTAAATATATATTAACACTTCCTGAAAGCAAAGAAAAAGGTGTCGTTATTGGGTATGATAATCGACATATGTCTTATCGATTTGCTTTAGAAAGTGCAAAAGTATTAGCAACCTATGGAATTAAGACTTACATTTTTGAAAGTCTTAGACCAACTCCAGAATTATCTTATGCTGTACGTTACTTAAAATGTGCCGGAGGGATCATGATTACTGCCAGTCATAATCCTAAAGAATATAATGGATATAAAGTATATGATGATACTGGATGTCAATTAATCCCAGAATGGGGACAACAAGTAGTAGACTTTGTTAATGAAGTAGAAGATGAATTAAATATTGAAGTTTGTAGTGATGAACAAGCAGAAGCTTTCATTACTTGGGTTGGAGAAGAAGTAGATGAAGCATATTATAAAGAAGTAATGGCTATTGAATTCACTCCAAATATTGATAAATCAGATTTTAAATTAGTATTCTCACCTCAACATGGGACATCAAATATCCCAGTTAGAACAGTTTTAGGTCGTTTGGGATACGATATCATACCAGTACTTAGCCAATGTGCACCTGATCCAGATTACACAAATACACTAACACCAAATCCAGAAGAAGCAAGATCATATGATAAAGCAATAGCCAAAGCAAAAGAAGTAGATGGTGATGTTGTTGTTATTTGTGATCCTGATGGGGATCGTTTAGGAGTGGTTGCAAAACATGATGGAGAATATGTATTAATGTCTGGGAACCAAAGTGCAGCAGTTTACTTAGAATATATTTTAAGTAGATTACAAGATGCTGGAAAATTACCTAGTAATGCAGTAATGTATAATACGATTGTTACTAGTGACTTAGGTGAATTGGTTGCAAACCATTATGGAGTAGAAGTAGAAAAAACACTAACAGGATTTAAATTTATTGGAGATAAAATCCGTAAATATGAAAAAACACAAGAAAAACAATTTATATTTGGATATGAAGAATCATATGGTTGTGTAATTAAAGAATTTGTTCGTGATAAAGATGCTGTCCAAGCAGTATTGTTAGCTGCTGAAGCAGGGGCTTATTATAAAAAACAAGGAAAGACTTTAGTAGATGTCTTAAATGATTTATATCAACGTCATGGTACATTCAAAGAATCACAAATAGCATTAAGTAAAGCGGGTGCTAGTGGAGCTGCTAGAATTAAAGAAATTATGGAAAACTTACGTCAAAATCCACCTACAAGTATTGATGGTGTGAAAGTAGTAGCAAGTGAAGATTATCAAACATCAAAACGTTATGAAGGTGCAACAGAAATAGATTTAGTTATTGATAAATCAAATGTATTAAAATATTTCTTAGAAGATGGTTCTTGGATTGCTGCTAGACCAAGTGGTACGGAACCAAAATGTAAATTCTATTTCTCTATCATTGGAAAAGATGTAGAAGATGCTGCAACAAAAACAGAAGGATATCATAAAGCTGTATTAGAAATTATTGGAGAATAA
- a CDS encoding PTS sugar transporter subunit IIB, with translation MEEFLRDINLSFFYLWMKSKVSEMNPCCEEESICFEDENSNVRILFYPYHIIEFIIQDKEENETIFYMHFQLTNMAHCISLFEEMMECFEENATKPKHRILLCCSGGLTTSLFASKMQDVAWMKKISIQIDAGGIGGLYHIAKNYDLILLAPQIAYLYIDVQSHIKCKVEKMPTKYFATNRYIEMMDFTVGLLEDLQ, from the coding sequence ATGGAGGAGTTTTTAAGGGATATTAATTTAAGTTTCTTTTATTTATGGATGAAGTCAAAAGTGAGTGAGATGAATCCTTGTTGTGAGGAGGAATCGATTTGTTTTGAAGATGAAAATTCAAATGTTCGAATTCTTTTTTATCCTTATCATATTATTGAATTTATTATTCAGGATAAAGAAGAAAATGAAACTATTTTTTACATGCATTTTCAATTAACGAATATGGCACATTGTATTAGTTTGTTTGAAGAAATGATGGAATGTTTTGAGGAAAATGCAACGAAGCCAAAACATCGTATTTTACTTTGTTGTAGTGGAGGTTTAACAACTTCTTTATTTGCTTCTAAGATGCAAGATGTAGCATGGATGAAAAAAATATCTATTCAAATAGATGCTGGAGGAATCGGTGGTTTGTATCATATTGCTAAAAATTATGACTTGATCTTATTGGCACCACAAATTGCTTATTTATATATTGATGTACAATCACATATAAAATGCAAAGTAGAAAAAATGCCTACAAAATATTTTGCGACAAATCGTTATATTGAAATGATGGACTTTACGGTAGGATTATTGGAGGATTTACAATGA
- a CDS encoding AI-2E family transporter, giving the protein MNKIEWLKKYSGLLLVIVLSIAFYRLFDSIGLIMVEVKKVLTVFTPVFIGAVLAYFLSPATIAVENKLDTTAFHKNKRVLSVLIVFFTFLACIVLLITVISPSIANAVMEVASTLQAYVFDFEKNVKEAIAIPEIQEIVLQLDVVIYDILDKLAAIDPLTYIESLFSAASTISTWVLGIVFCPYILVERDRLKKIFDNIALLIISPEQLEFIHEYAYRSHRIFGNFVYGKFIDSLIIGMIAAVGFWIMGLPAVPLLAITIGVTNMIPYFGPFIGAIPIVLFVALMGDVMTVVWLCIFIFALQQFDGYILGPAILGETVGISAFWVIFAVTIFGGIWGIVGMFIGVPLIVILRAMYRDFLIYKKSKAKEQSD; this is encoded by the coding sequence ATGAATAAAATAGAATGGTTAAAAAAATATAGTGGTCTATTGTTGGTAATTGTTCTATCAATAGCATTTTATCGTTTGTTTGATAGCATTGGACTTATTATGGTAGAAGTAAAAAAAGTCTTAACTGTTTTTACTCCTGTTTTTATTGGAGCAGTACTTGCTTACTTCTTATCTCCAGCCACAATTGCTGTGGAAAACAAATTAGATACCACAGCTTTCCATAAAAACAAAAGAGTGTTATCTGTATTGATTGTCTTCTTTACATTTTTAGCTTGTATTGTCTTGTTGATAACAGTAATTAGTCCCAGTATTGCAAATGCGGTAATGGAAGTAGCTAGTACATTACAAGCATATGTTTTTGATTTTGAAAAGAATGTAAAAGAGGCTATTGCTATTCCTGAAATACAAGAAATTGTTTTACAGTTAGATGTAGTTATTTATGATATTTTAGATAAATTAGCAGCTATTGATCCATTAACCTATATAGAGTCACTTTTTAGTGCAGCGAGTACGATTAGTACTTGGGTATTAGGGATTGTTTTTTGCCCTTATATTTTGGTAGAAAGAGATCGTTTGAAGAAAATATTTGATAATATCGCATTATTAATTATTAGTCCTGAACAATTAGAATTTATTCATGAGTATGCATATCGTAGTCATCGTATTTTTGGTAATTTCGTATATGGGAAATTCATAGATTCACTTATTATTGGAATGATTGCTGCAGTTGGCTTTTGGATCATGGGATTACCAGCAGTACCACTGCTTGCAATTACGATTGGTGTTACGAATATGATTCCATATTTTGGACCTTTTATAGGGGCGATACCGATTGTGTTGTTTGTGGCATTAATGGGAGATGTAATGACAGTTGTGTGGCTGTGTATCTTTATTTTTGCATTGCAACAGTTTGATGGTTATATCTTAGGTCCTGCTATTTTAGGAGAAACAGTTGGTATATCTGCATTTTGGGTTATTTTTGCAGTAACTATCTTTGGTGGTATATGGGGAATTGTAGGAATGTTTATCGGAGTTCCGTTAATTGTTATCTTAAGAGCAATGTATCGAGATTTTCTAATATATAAAAAATCAAAAGCAAAAGAACAGTCTGACTAG
- a CDS encoding MATE family efflux transporter, whose product MASNEMLGNEKVAPLLFKLAMPAIVAQLVNVLYNMVDRIYIGNMANSTNALAALAVCLPLITIISAFTRLVGLGGAPLCAIRMGQQRKEEADRVMTTSFVLLIISSVVIMILSMIFKEPLLMMFGADASCIEQAKSYLSIYVLGTLFVQLSIGMNAYITTQGFAKISMVTVMAGAIANIILDPIFIFWFDMGVQGAALATIIAQAISFVWVMKFVFGPETVVRIRKKYLKPQARVVFAIVSLGISPFTMSITESLLQITFNTQLSQYGGVMAISVMAILVSLWQFVTLPVDGFMQGAQPIMSYNYGAKNYQRVRDTFKLSFKVCIAYSFCIVSIIMIFASTFAGFFSSDDATVQLASWAIRIYMAGGLIYGIQMCCQNSFLALGQAKQSLAMAFYRKMVLLIPMLLILPGILKDTSLAITMGSTISSLVYDGGAVFTIFLCEAISDVLACLTTGTLFYFFYRKHLKGLE is encoded by the coding sequence ATGGCAAGTAATGAAATGTTAGGTAATGAAAAAGTAGCTCCACTACTTTTTAAGTTGGCAATGCCAGCAATTGTAGCACAATTGGTTAATGTTCTATATAATATGGTAGATCGTATATATATAGGGAATATGGCAAATTCAACCAATGCATTAGCAGCACTAGCTGTTTGTTTACCGTTAATTACGATTATTTCTGCTTTTACTCGTTTGGTTGGTTTAGGTGGGGCACCTTTGTGTGCTATTCGTATGGGTCAACAAAGAAAAGAGGAAGCAGATAGAGTAATGACTACTAGTTTTGTTTTATTAATTATTAGTAGTGTTGTTATTATGATTTTATCGATGATTTTTAAAGAACCTTTATTAATGATGTTTGGGGCTGATGCTAGTTGTATTGAACAAGCGAAGTCTTATTTATCTATTTATGTTTTAGGTACTTTATTTGTTCAATTATCAATTGGAATGAATGCTTATATTACGACACAAGGCTTTGCTAAGATAAGTATGGTGACGGTAATGGCTGGTGCGATAGCGAATATTATTTTAGATCCTATTTTTATTTTTTGGTTCGATATGGGGGTTCAGGGTGCTGCATTAGCGACAATTATTGCCCAAGCTATTTCTTTTGTTTGGGTTATGAAGTTTGTCTTTGGTCCAGAAACAGTTGTTCGTATTCGTAAAAAATATTTAAAACCACAAGCACGTGTTGTTTTTGCAATAGTATCATTAGGGATATCACCATTTACTATGAGTATAACGGAATCTTTATTACAAATTACTTTTAATACACAACTTTCTCAATATGGAGGAGTAATGGCGATTAGTGTAATGGCGATATTGGTTAGTTTGTGGCAGTTTGTAACATTGCCAGTAGATGGTTTTATGCAAGGAGCACAACCAATTATGAGTTATAACTATGGGGCGAAGAATTATCAAAGAGTTCGAGATACTTTTAAATTATCTTTTAAAGTATGTATTGCATATAGTTTTTGTATTGTTTCAATTATTATGATTTTTGCTTCTACTTTTGCAGGATTCTTTTCTAGTGATGATGCAACAGTTCAATTAGCGAGTTGGGCAATACGTATTTATATGGCTGGAGGATTGATTTATGGTATTCAAATGTGTTGCCAAAACTCTTTTCTTGCTTTAGGACAAGCAAAGCAATCTTTAGCAATGGCATTTTATCGTAAAATGGTTTTACTAATACCGATGTTATTAATATTACCTGGTATTTTAAAAGATACATCGCTTGCAATTACAATGGGATCTACCATTAGTTCCTTAGTGTATGATGGAGGTGCTGTATTTACTATTTTCTTGTGTGAAGCTATTTCTGATGTGTTAGCTTGTTTAACAACTGGTACTTTATTTTATTTCTTCTATCGTAAACACTTAAAAGGACTGGAATAA
- a CDS encoding DUF4037 domain-containing protein, translating to MEEIRSRLDFLYSQSKYQEGYQFLLEQLQQAMVQEDDLLVLGILSELMGYYRVHAMYELGNKMALRAANIITSRQLENTVMAGTTYLNIATLYRIQGMFQEANQYFLLCEAVYKQHLAANDLRVISFYNNYSLYYQSIGNTTKALEYGLQAYVLICSAPDSYEEQAISATNIATMYLQNKNRSKVKEYLDIAILLFEKHAPNDPHYFATLHTLAQYYTLEGMYEKAIKTYQEVLDNIEDTYGRNSDYAIVYENYQYALDLQNQKTKGMELCKQYYQEVGKPVFEKKHPELMQYLAFGLIGMGSECLGFDDEISKDHDFGPGFMVFVPKEYFLNYGSLLQETYNQLPKEYLGLTRIQSNQGEGRVGVVCLEDYFLQFLGYLPKNEMDWFGYSSQSLLMLTKGAIFDDFYGLVTTQRKQLAYYPRDVRLKKIVRALSKMAQSGQYNYPRCKQRGDMVAMHLALDEFVKETMDCLCLLENSYTPYYKWTYQYVFKTLGLDSLAGLIKGLYEEDKDQEILIETICVQVVSKLQELGLSEQTDPFLQVHLEDVMSHIENEKIKRMHVMEG from the coding sequence ATGGAAGAAATTAGAAGTCGATTGGATTTTTTATATAGTCAAAGTAAATATCAAGAAGGATATCAATTTTTATTAGAACAATTACAACAAGCAATGGTTCAAGAAGATGACTTATTAGTATTAGGTATCTTAAGTGAATTAATGGGTTATTATCGAGTTCATGCAATGTATGAACTAGGAAATAAAATGGCACTTAGAGCAGCTAATATTATTACATCAAGACAATTAGAAAATACGGTGATGGCTGGTACAACATATTTAAATATTGCCACTTTGTATCGTATTCAAGGAATGTTTCAAGAAGCAAATCAATATTTCTTATTATGTGAAGCTGTTTATAAACAACATTTAGCAGCAAATGACTTGCGAGTTATTTCTTTTTATAACAATTATAGTCTTTATTATCAAAGTATTGGAAATACAACAAAAGCCTTAGAATACGGATTACAAGCCTATGTTCTTATTTGCAGTGCACCAGATAGTTATGAAGAACAAGCAATAAGTGCTACGAATATTGCGACGATGTATCTTCAAAATAAAAATAGGAGTAAAGTAAAGGAATACTTAGATATTGCAATCCTATTATTTGAAAAACATGCTCCTAATGATCCACATTATTTTGCAACATTGCATACATTGGCTCAATATTATACCTTAGAAGGAATGTATGAAAAAGCAATAAAAACGTATCAAGAAGTATTGGATAATATAGAGGATACTTATGGTAGAAATAGTGATTATGCTATTGTATATGAAAATTATCAGTATGCTCTCGATTTACAAAATCAAAAAACAAAAGGGATGGAGTTGTGTAAACAATATTATCAAGAAGTAGGAAAACCTGTTTTTGAAAAGAAACATCCAGAACTAATGCAATACCTAGCATTTGGTTTAATAGGAATGGGTTCAGAGTGTCTTGGTTTTGATGATGAAATATCAAAGGATCATGATTTTGGTCCTGGTTTTATGGTCTTTGTTCCTAAAGAATATTTTTTAAACTATGGTTCTTTATTACAAGAAACATACAATCAATTACCTAAAGAATACCTTGGTTTAACTAGAATTCAAAGTAACCAAGGGGAAGGTCGGGTAGGCGTTGTTTGTCTTGAAGATTATTTTCTACAATTTTTAGGTTATTTACCTAAAAATGAAATGGATTGGTTTGGCTATTCTAGCCAAAGTTTGTTAATGTTGACAAAAGGTGCGATTTTTGATGATTTTTATGGATTAGTGACAACCCAAAGAAAACAATTAGCTTACTATCCAAGGGATGTTCGTTTAAAGAAAATAGTTCGTGCTTTAAGTAAGATGGCACAATCAGGACAATATAATTATCCTCGTTGTAAACAAAGAGGAGATATGGTAGCAATGCATTTAGCACTTGATGAATTTGTTAAGGAAACGATGGATTGTTTGTGTTTGTTAGAAAATAGTTATACGCCTTATTATAAATGGACGTATCAATATGTTTTTAAAACATTAGGATTAGATAGTTTGGCAGGACTTATTAAGGGTTTGTATGAAGAAGATAAAGATCAAGAGATATTGATAGAGACGATATGTGTTCAAGTTGTTTCTAAGTTACAAGAGTTAGGGCTTAGTGAACAAACGGATCCTTTTTTACAAGTACATTTAGAGGATGTGATGAGTCATATTGAAAATGAAAAAATAAAGCGAATGCATGTGATGGAGGGGTAA
- a CDS encoding MupG family TIM beta-alpha barrel fold protein, with protein MRQVGISIYPDYCSMDELKDYITRAKKSHMTRAFTSLQLGDFGFNGGLEATDPVFKQFFSLCNESGITVCGDVTNVIFEAYGATPDNLKPFLDLGLMMIRIDGGYTSEDIVTMTNNPYGIKIEMNGSFDQGKDSAVYPLLEGVKQRGNMENFVACFNYFPRVGTGHSKEYVKENIELLKEYGVTITAFVASQYSVHSMQPMGHGIPTLEHHRYLPAHLAAQELFALGVDTVLVGDIMAADVELERLGALITKDYLEIPVVYNEYVSDELIYKLENTVLTMRGDRSIECIRSMEVKGFQEEPLYCVPRSKYSVTIDNTLAKRYTGEIQIMMQDCDRDQTVNVIGAILEGHNLLEYVLYECFPYKLIPMQRK; from the coding sequence ATGAGACAAGTAGGTATATCTATATATCCAGACTATTGCTCAATGGATGAATTAAAGGATTATATAACAAGAGCAAAGAAAAGTCATATGACAAGAGCGTTTACTAGTTTACAATTAGGAGATTTTGGATTTAATGGAGGGCTAGAAGCAACAGATCCTGTATTTAAACAATTTTTTAGTTTATGTAATGAATCAGGTATTACGGTTTGTGGAGATGTAACGAATGTTATTTTTGAAGCATATGGAGCTACTCCAGATAATTTGAAACCATTCTTAGATTTAGGGTTAATGATGATACGTATTGATGGGGGTTATACAAGTGAAGATATTGTTACAATGACAAATAACCCTTATGGTATAAAGATTGAAATGAATGGATCTTTTGATCAAGGCAAAGATAGTGCTGTATATCCTTTGTTAGAAGGGGTTAAACAAAGAGGGAATATGGAAAACTTTGTTGCATGTTTCAACTACTTTCCAAGAGTAGGAACAGGTCATAGTAAAGAATATGTAAAAGAAAATATTGAATTGTTGAAAGAATATGGAGTTACTATTACAGCCTTTGTTGCTAGTCAATACTCTGTTCATTCCATGCAACCAATGGGACATGGAATACCAACGTTAGAACATCATCGTTATCTTCCAGCACACTTAGCAGCTCAAGAACTGTTTGCATTAGGTGTGGATACTGTTTTGGTTGGTGATATTATGGCAGCAGATGTGGAATTAGAAAGATTAGGAGCTTTAATTACAAAGGATTATTTAGAAATACCAGTAGTTTATAATGAGTATGTTAGTGATGAACTTATTTATAAGTTAGAAAATACAGTACTTACTATGCGTGGCGATCGTTCTATTGAATGCATTCGTTCGATGGAAGTAAAAGGCTTTCAAGAAGAACCATTATATTGTGTACCACGTTCTAAGTATAGTGTTACTATTGATAATACATTAGCGAAACGTTATACGGGAGAAATCCAAATAATGATGCAAGATTGTGATCGTGATCAAACTGTAAATGTGATCGGAGCTATTTTAGAGGGACACAATTTATTAGAATATGTTTTATATGAATGCTTTCCATACAAGTTAATTCCAATGCAAAGAAAATAG